The Paenibacillus pabuli DNA segment TTCTTCGGTTGTTTTGTCTCCTTATACATCAGATCCGCTACCTCATCGGGATGAGCTTGGGCATAAGTCGAAGCTTCGTCGAGAGCTACAAGAAAACCCTTTATCGTTTCCGGATTAGCCTCAATGAACTCATTGCTTGCGACCAGTCCCATGCCAAGCCTTACTGGAGTCTGGGACATATCTGTCAGCTGGTGTACGCCTTTGAGCGTATCGAACTTATCGGTTAATGCTGAGCCTATGACCCAGGTGGCATCCAATTCTCCCTGCTTCAAGGCAATGTAGGATTCGTCAAAGGCCCCTTGCCCAATCTGCTTCACATCACCAAGCGCCAGCCCCTCATCCTTCAAATACTCATCCCACAGATACGGGATAAACGTACCGCGAATAAAGCTTACGCTCTTGCCCTTTAAGTCGGCACCCGTCTGGATCTCGTCCTTGGCATACAGCTTCCATGCAGCTGCTGCTTCATCCGTCGTCTGACCAGCAGATGCGATGATGGAATAATCCCCTTTGGCCAGAGCATTCAACACTGGGAAGTCAGCACCATAGGCGATGTCCACCTGCTTGATAAACAGCGCATTTACGCCTTCTGCCGGAGAACCAAACGTAATACTTTCTGCATCAATGCCCTGGCTTTCAAAAAAACCTTTGGCAATGGCTACCCTAAACGTCGGATTGGTGCTTGTATCCGCTATGCGGATCTTTACCTTGGCGGCACCACTTGCGGAGCCGCCTTTCGCTTCGGATACTGTTCCGTTTGAAGAACATCCGGAGATTATAAAAGTTATGGAGAGGAGCAATATCAATGCTCCCTTTAAAATGGCTATTTTTTTCACAACATGCACCCCGTTCGATCAATTTATCGCTCGCAACCGTTAACTGCCCTGTTTCCCCTCATCCGTTGTCGCTACGCAAGCTGCACCTTCAACAAACGGGAGTGTTGTCTCCACACTGACTACCGAGTCAGATCCTTTGGGTGCTGCTCCAGGCACTCTGTAGGTAGATACATCAATGGCTTCAATTGCCACCTCTTCCGGCTTCTCCAATTGAGGAACCCATTGATATGGAACACGATACGAACGGTATACCATATTGGTATTACGTCCATCTTTGTATGGAGAAATATACTCCCACACCAACTCGTGTTCTGCTGTAACCTCAAACAATCTGCCATTGGACCCTTCGGTGATCAGAGTGTTACCGTTAGGCAAGCGCTGGGCTGAGCTAATATATGGACTGTAAAATTTATACGAATCAGTTGGTACCGAAAATCCTGCTTCAGCAGAGGTATATTGCCATACAATCTCCAGCGTCAACGGGTCAATCTCAAGCACCCGCGAGTGATCACGAACAGCATGTTTCAAGCCGTATGGAGAAGCCGGATTCGGAAGACCATAACCTGCCCATCCTCCATTATCAAACACCAGCAGATTGCCCTCGCCCGGCAGACCTTGAGGAATGATATGTGCATGATGCTGTCCGATAATGGTGCCGATATGCTTCGCTTCGGGAGAGGCATAATCCGGGCCCAGTTTCCATACAATCTTGCCGCTCTGTCTGTCCGTTATAGCAATAATGTTGGCTTCCCTGGCATCCCATATGATGTTATCCGGGTTAAATCGCTCGTCTCCCGCTTCATAGAACCGGTTGGGGCCAACATAGGAAGCCGAGTTAATATGCAGCCAATCCCCTACACCCCCACCAAGGTGACCAAATGAACGCGTGTTCGGATCACGGTACAACACATTGCGTGCCGCCTCGTCAAAGCCCAGTTCTTCAAAGTGCTCGTTCGGAAGCCATTCCCACAACACATTCCCTTCCCAATCCACTTCAATAATGGCATCATCGAGCAAAGGTTTATCCGAAATTTGCGGATTGCTTATGTTTTTGTGAGCCAGGATCAATGTCTTGCCACCCTGCGTTTTCGGAGCAAGGCCAGGTGCATAATAACCTACGGGATTGCCCTCACGCTGATAATCATGGTGCTGACGGGCGTACCACAATGGTTCGTACCCCGGATCTTCAATATGTTCATAGCTATTGTATTTCCACACGATGTTACCATCCCAATCCACCTGAACCAGATCCACATTATCCTGAATCCCGAACTTCGGGTCTCTTCTGCCCGTGCTTCCCAGCACATAACCGCCTGGGAAAATCTTGGCCGGAAATCCGAGCAGACCTTTCCACAGGTGAACTTCCTTACCGCTCATATCAATTAATACAACGCCTTCTTCACCTGCCTGATACACGGTGTAACCACCCCAAGCTTTTTCCGGATTATACAGCGTTGCTCCCGTTGGATAAATTGTTGAGTGTCCCATCTTTCTCATCTCTCCCCTGGATTGTGTTTTTTCCATTCACTTCAGTTCAAGTATTAATAACTGAGATAGTTGTTCTTTCCGGAATTCCCCTTCTGCTTCTGTTCAAGGCCATTGTCCGCGGACGGATCTCTCTCGTCTCTCGTGTTGCTCTCCGCGAGTTCCAGCAGCGTATTCGAGAATCCTTCCAGATTCGCAATCACCCGCTCATAAAACTCGCTTTGCTGTTCTAACTCCGAGGCGGTAAATCCCTCAAACAGAAGCGTGATACATCGGGCACCGATATTGCTATTGCGGGCATACATCTCCCGACCTTTGGCGGTAATGTCGAGCAGTACTGTACGACGATCGTCTTCCTTGCGTCTGCGGATCGTAAATCCCTTTATCTCAAGCTTGTCAGTCAGAGCAGTAATGGCACCGGAAGTGAAGTCCAATTGTTCGGCTAAATCTCCTAGCCGCTGCTCCCCTTCACGAATGATTTTGTGCAGGATAAGCATACCCGGCAGGCTAATGCCTTCCACCGTTATGCGATCCCGCTCCTTAACGAATCGTCTGACCATTTTGCGAAACAGCCAATCCGTTTTCTCCAACGCATCCCAATCTCTCTCATTCATTTCATTTCCTCCTATCCAACCGAAACATTAGCCAGTACGCAAAAAGGCTCCCGAAGACATTCCATATGGAGTAGTCCCGGGAGCCTTTGGTGGTCCAATCAGCTCGCATCCGTATTCAAATTTATTTCACTGTTCATTTAATGAGTGTTAAAATAATTGAGATCATCATATAACCAACTAACCCAACCTGTCAAGTGTGATTTATATTTTATTTATTCTCTTTTACCTGTTAGGATTTATTTATTGCAATTTAAGTTTCACTTCAGCTTCGTCGGTTAAACTTATCTCAGATCAAAACATCAAGATTAAGCTACGATACCCTTCGTACTTTAAATACAGAAACGAGGATAACAAGAATGAATATAAAACGTGTAATGTTTGTGGGAACGATGATGGTAACCATGTCCTTTGCAGGAACCGCTTGGAGCAAATCAGCCATTTCGCCGATCCCCTTAACAGAGTGGTCTATCGTAAATATAAACGCCAAAGATGATAGTAAGGATAAGCTATTGAGTGCACTAAATCACTCCTCCGAGGAAGATCTGTATCAGGATCTGTATGCAGGCAAATCGCTTGAATCCATTGCTGAAGAGAATGATGGAGATTTCAGTCAGGTCGTGGCTTTGCAGGTCAATCAACTCAGTCAACAGCTGGATGATCGCCTGGCAAGCGGAAGTATCACCGAAGAACAATATGAGGCACAACAAGCGGAACTGGAAGAAATCGTATTGGAGAGTGCCCGCACCTCTTATGAATGGGCATAATTTCATACAGATGTGTGTTCATCTATTTTCTGTTATTCTATGACCACGTCAAAGAGGAGCGGTTTCCCGCCCCTAAATACATGAATGTGTAATTGATACGGAACTTACAGGATTATTCCGCTGCTGCAATGGTACATTTCCCAACGGATTGACCATCCCAGGAAAGTTCAAGCACATCTCCCTCTACGGTTGGTCCCACGCCCTCCGGTGTCCCGGTGAAGATGACATCGCCTGCGCCAAGACCATAGTGATGTCCTACATAATCAATAATGTGTTGAAGGTCAAAAATCATGTTACGAATGTTGCCTCGCTGCACTTCAACACCATTTTTGGTCAGCGTAAAGTCTTTTTCAAGCAAAGCTTCCGTACCGGAAAAGGCCTGAAAACCACTTACAGGTGCGGAATTTTTAAATCCTTTGGCCGCAGTCCAGGGGTGCCCTTTTTTCTTGATTACCGACTGCACATCACGTAACGTAAAATCGATGCCAAATGTATACGATTCGATCAAATCCTCCACAGCAACCCCTGGTTCATAACTCCGGCCGACTTGAATGACCAGTTCAGCTTCATAGTGAACTTCCCCTCGGGAAGCAGGCAGTTCAATCGCCTCTCCGTTTAGGGGTACAACCGCATGCGAAGGCTTCATGAAGATCATTGGTTCATCCGGAACCGCGTTACCCAACTCCTCCGCATGAAGTTTATAATTACGTCCTACACAGTATACGTTACGAATCGTTGAGAGCATCGGAATACGACCACCTTTATTGGATTAATTAGCGAAATGAAACCCTAACATTTATGCCCGGTTGCTCGATTTTTGCAATGCCTGATTCCAAGCGTCCGGACGATTCGTGCATAGCATGAGCTCGGGATCAATTGCAGCGAGGCGCTTCATAATGACCTTGTCATCTATGGTCCAGGCCATCACCTGAATGCCATCGTTCTTCATTTCCCGCATGAGAGATTTGTCCACATTGGTGTAACCGATCGACAGAAACCCGCACTCCAATTGACGGAGTCTGGCTAACAGATCTCCTGGGCGAGCATCAATGATGAGACCTGTAGTGATTTCAGGTGCAAGTTTTTTGGATTCAGCGAGCGCAGCAGGTTCGAATGAAGTGAAGACAACTTCATCTTGCATATTCCTTTTTCGCACTTCCTCAATAACGGCTGCGGGCAAGCCCGGATACATGTTTCCTTGTGTTTTCAGCTCAATGTTCAAACGCACCTTACCCTTGCAGCTGTCCAACACTTCGCTCAGAGCCGGTACGCGCTCCCCGGCATATTCCTTGGACTTCCAGCTCCCTGCATCCAACTTCTGGATATCAGACCAGTTCGTTTCACGTACAAGTCCTTCTCCATTCGTCGTCCGGTTGAATGAGAAGTCATGGATGACTACAGGCACGCCGTCACGGGACAATTGCACATCCAGTTCGATCCACGTAACATATGGCTGCTCCATGGCCAGCTGAAAAGCTGCCATTGTATTCTCAGGTGCTGTGGAAGAAAATCCACGGTGTGCTACACATGGGTTACTCATGTATTTCCACTCCTTAACGTAATCATTCTTGTATCAATCAGCTTGTTGAGGCTACTCCATTCGCGTCAAAACGAATGCCAGGTGAGAGCCTGGTCATCTGCTCCAATAACAGCCTATTGGCTTCACCTATCATTGGAATGGCCTGACCGAGTCCCGCCTCATATGGGATGACTTTCATGCTGCACTTCGCTTCCGCGCTGCATTCCGCCTGAAAAATAGCTGTTTTCCAGGTTTCTTCCGTCGTTGATTTAGAAAAAATAAAATTGCCCGTGCTGTATGCGATCCACTTGCCCTTGTAATACTCTACTCCTTGCAGCACGTGTGGATGTCCACCAATAACGAGATCAGCCCCTGCATCCACAAACTCATGCGCCAGTCTGGTCTGATCATCATTGGGTGTACTGACACGTTCTTCTCCCCAATGCGATACCACGATAACGAGATCCGCCTTCTGACGAGCTTCTTGAATCGCGCTTACCGCTCCAGTGGAATTGTAAGCTTCAGCAACACCAGCCCGATTCCCTTCTGCCTTCCAGGTCGCTTCCGGCACTACCCGGCTAAAGCCAAGCAGTGCAATTTTGATGCCCTTCCGTTCCAGATACGCAGGCGCATAAGCCTCATCCCTGTTCATCCCCGCCCCAGTATGGGCAATACCATATTCCTGAAGATAGGTTAGCGTGTCCACAAGCCCTTCAACACCCTGATCCAAAATATGATTGTTGGCCAGATTTACAGCGTCAAATCCGGCAGCGGCCATCGCTGCCAATGCTTTTGGTGAAGATTTGTAAACATAGGATTTGTTCTCAGCCGCCGATCCGCCCAGGGTGACGGGTGTCTCCAGGTTGCCTACGGTCAGATCATCATTCTTGAACAGACTGCCAAGCTTCGCATAAGGATAATCGTAGCCGTTTTTATCCAGCAATTCGGCTACTTTGCCAGAGAACTGAATATCACCAACAAAATTAATGGTCACGTTCTTCCCTGAACCTGTAGGCTGTGGAACCGGCGTCTTGGGTCCCGAACTTTCATTACCCTCCGGATTCGAGGGTTTGGCTGTTTCCGTTCCTTTTGCTCCTTGTTCAGATCCCTTTGCAGACTCCTTACTGCCTGTTCCTGGTGTTTCAACGCCGGATGAAACGCTCTCATCTTCAGCTGTCCCAGACTCCGGACTGTTTACTTCCGAAGAATCTTGTTCTACGTCCGGATCTGCATCTGACTCTGCTTCAGGGGAATCCAACTGATCCCCACCTTTGGCATCCTCATGATTCTCAGGTTGTTGCTCTTTCACTACAGCTTCATTTGTTCCCTGCTCCGCTTGCTGTTTCTGCACCCCTGCTGCGTAATATATGCCTACCCCTCCGATTGCAGCAATCAGAAACAGATTAATCATCCAGATGATTCGTCTGCGTGCACGTTTTTCTTTTTTCTTTTGATTACTTCGATTCGATCTTGGGGGATACATAGGCAGCTCCTCTTCTTCTACAGCAATCCTTTATCATTATATCAGGCATATCCTGGATTTCCATCACTCAATTCACTCGAAAACAAATAACCTGCATGAAGGCAGATGTTTCATCGCATGAGAAAAAAGCTGCCTCTCCCGCAAAATGAATTCATTCTGCGGAAGAGGCAGCCTTACGTTGACTGTATTAGTGCACAGCCAGCTTTTGAACCGCCTGAAGCGACATTTCTTTTGCCTGTTTGATACAGTCCGGCAATCCAACTCCTTCATAACCAGCACCTGCAATATAAACGCCCGGCAGCTTGCTGCCAAGTTCCTCACGAAGTGCTGCAATATGCTGAAGATGGCCTACGGGATACTGCGGCATAGATTTGCGAAGACGGGTAATTTCCGAGAAAATCGGAACAGCCTCCACTCCCATGGTTTCCCGCAGATCCTTGAGCACCAGATCTGTCAGCGCATCATCAGGAAGTTCGACGTTTTGTTCGTCTCCGGAGCGGCCGACGTAACAACGCAGCAGCACTTTGTCATCCGGACTGGTGTGCAGCCATTTGGTTGATGTCCAGGTACAGGCTGTGATATTCCGGCCTTCCTTGCGTGGAACCAGGAAGCCTGAACCATCAAATACATGTTCAATATCCTTTTTCTCAAAGGCAAGTACCACATTAGCTACCGATACGTAATTAATCGCATCCAGCGCAGATGTGTCCACATGAGGTTGCAGCAGTTCGGATGCCACATACGTTGGGACTGTAATAATTACATCATCAGCATCGATACGCTCGCCGTTATTGAGCTGCACACTGTACCTGGTGTGACCACCATTCTGAACATCCAGTGATTGAACAGACGTATTCATGCGTTGATCCACATCCTGCATATCGTGAACCAGAGCGTGAACAAGACTTTGCAGCCCTTGTCGGAAGTTCAAAAACGCGCTTTTTTTCGTTCCTGTATGTGTCTCCGCAGGTTTGCGACCTGTCATCATGCCGCGGATCAGACTACCATAATCCCGTTCCACTTCACCGAATTGCGGGAATGTCGCCTGAAGACTCAGACGGCGCATATCCCCGGCATAAATACCGGCAAGCAGAGGCTCTGTCAGGTTTTCCAGCACCTCCGGACCGAGACGTCGTTCAATCATGTAACCGAGGGATTCATCTTCCGCAGTGCGGCGTGGTGGAATAACGAAATCCATCAACGCCCGCAGCTTGCCTGCAGGAGAAACCAGACCGCTTTTCAGAAACGGCTTCAACTCTGTCGGTATACCCAGAACAAGTCCTGCAGGCATCGGATGAAGTTTACCGCGCTGCATAATATACGTTTTTTTCGATTCCGGATTCTGGCTAACCAGTTCATGATCGATTTCCAATTCTTTGGCCAGATCAATCATTGCGGTTTTGCGGGCCAAGAAAGAATCGGGTCCCTTTTCAATGACAAATCCATCCCGGTGCAGTGTTTCAATCATGCCACCCATAGACGAACTTTTCTCAATCAGCGTAATCTGCGGTTCAATCCCGGCTTCCCGGTAATGCTTCCGAATATAAAATGCCGCGCTGAGGCCGGTCAGACCTCCGCCAACGACAACAACACGACGTTTTCGGTCTTCCATTATACATCCGACCCTTGCTGCCACTGGCTAATAATAACGTCACTTAACGTCTCCATGTAGAGAGGATCACTGTTGAGCGAATCAATCCGCATGAGGCGCATGTCAATCTCTTTGGCAATCGATTTGGCCTCAATGTCCAGATCATAAAGTACTTCAAGATGATCAGAGACGAATCCAATCGGAGCAACCAGCACATCCTCAACCTGTTCGCGGGACAGTTCCTGAAGAGTGTCCAAAATATCCGGACCAAGCCAAGGTTCAGCCGTGCGTCCAGCACTTTGCCACGTAAACTGCCAGTTGCTGATACCTACACGGGATGCGATGACTTCAGAGGTTTCGAGCAATTGCTGCGGATAAGGATCACCCAGACCCACGATTCGCTCAGGCAAGCTGTGTGCACTGAACAGGACTCGTACATCACCGCGCTTCGCTCCAGCTTCTTCGAATTCATCCAGCTTGGCACTGACACGGGAGGAAAGAGCCTGAATCAGCTTCGGATGCAGGTGGTAACTCTCAACAAATGACATTTGAATCCCCAGTTCATCTGCTTTCTCACGAGCACGCTTAATGTAGCTGCCCACACTCATCGTGGAATAGTGCGGAGCAAGCACGACACCAATTGCCGTCTGAATTCCATCCTTGGCCATCTGTTCCACACCATCTTCAATAAATGGATGAGCATGTTTTAGTCCTTGGTAACAGCGGAACTCCACTCCGTTCGTACGTTCATCTTGGCTCAGCGTCTCCTGAAGAGCCTTAACCTGATTATCCGTATTTTCACGCAGTGGAAAAACGCCCCCAACGATGGCCTCATACCGATCCGTCAGTTCCTTCAGTTGTTCCGGCTCAGGCGGTCTGCCTCTCCGAATATGTGTGTAGTACGCTTCAATACTTTCCATATTTTCAGGTGTGCCATAAGACATCACCAGTACACCTACGGTATTAGTCATTGCTAACCGTCACCCCCGTCTTCAAAACTTCTGCAGAATATTCATGGATATATGCCGTAAGTTCTCTCAGTTTTTCAAGAGAAGCTTCCGGGAACAAGCCATGTCCCAGATTGAAAATATAACCTGGCTCCTTGATGCCTTCATCAATAATGACTTTTGCCTGCTGCTTGATCAAGTCCATGGGTGCCGTTAGCACATAAGGATCCAGATTGCCTTGCACGGCAAATTTGCCACCCAGTCTCTTGCGGCCTTCTGTGATGGAAACTCTCCAATCCAGACCGATCACATTGGCTTGCAGATCCGTCAGCGTCGGAAGCAGTTCTCCGGAGGCCACACCAGGGAAATAGATTTTCGGTACATTCAAATCCGATAATTCGGTAAAGATACGGGTAATCGTCGGCAACACATACGTTCTGAAATCATTTGGAGAAAGGGCGCCTACCCAGCTGTCGAACAGCTGAAAAGCCTTGCCTCCATTAGCAATATGTGCACGGACATATGTAATTACCATATCACCTAGTTTTTGCATGAGCTTGTGCCATACTTCAGGCTCGCTGTACATCATGGTTTTGGTCCGAATGTAGCCCTTTGAAGGACGACCTTCGATCAGATAGCTGGCAATTGTAAACGGTGCGCCCGCGAATGTAATGAGGGGAACATCCAATTCCTTGTCCAAAATCCGAATGGTTTCCAGAATATGCGACAGGTCTCCTTCGACGTCAATCGGACGCAGACGATCCACATCTGCCGCTGTACGTATAGGGTTATCGATGACAGGACCAATGTTTTTTACAATATCAAAATCAATGCCCAAAGACGCAACCGGATTCATAATATCGGAATACAAAATAGCCGCATCCACACCGAGTTTACGTACCGGCATGAGTGTAACTTCAGCTGCGAGCTCAGGTTGACGGCAAATTTCGAGCAAAGAATACTTTTCCTTAATTTTGCGATATTCAGGATCATAACGCCCAGCCTGACGCATGTACCACACAGGAACACGGTCCACTTGTTGCTTGAAGCTGGCTCGAATCAAACGATCATTATAGCTCATGTAAGAAGCCTCCAATAGTTTTTGGACTCATAACTCTCATTATGCCCTTTTTGAAGAGCAGTAACAACCACGTGCCGATCTGTTCCGATGACAATACTATGACATTCCTTACATCCCCTCATCCATATGCCAATTATGGTATAATGAAAGAATGGTGTTTTTTTCACGAATTACGGAAAGGAAGTGAAAGCACTTTGAAAACTTGGAAAGTGAACCTCATCGTGCTTTGGTTTGGACAGTTTCTGGTCAATTCGGGCATGACCATGATTACGCCTTTTTTATCCCTATACCTTGCCAAGGATTTAGGCGTCGTCGGCGAGCACGAGATTGGCATATGGGCGGGATTTATATTTGCTGCCAATTTCCTCACTTCATTTTTGTTCCAACCTTTGTGGGGCAAACTGTCCGATAAGTACGGACGTAAAATTATGCTGCTGCGCTCCGGATTCGGGATGGCGATTGTAATCGCACTAATGGGATTTGCGCAAAATCCATGGCAGCTGCTTTTATTGCGTTTGCTCAATGGCACAATCTCCGGTTTCAATCCGGCAGCCGTTTCCCTGATCTCGGGAACAACACCCAAGGATCGCATGGGTTTCGCCATGGGGATCAGCCAGTCTGGACAGGTAGCCGGAACGATTCTCGGTCCACTGATCGGTGGTTTGCTTGCGGATGCCGTAGGCTTCCGGCCCATTTTCTACATTACAGGCGGTCTGATCTTTGCTGCATCACTGCTGGCCATGTTCCTGGTGAGAGAAAAATTCGACCGCAAGGAAGCCGCTAAACTACCGGAACAATCCGTATTGTCCGGGCTGAAGGAATTGAACAAGTCCCCACAGCTGCCAGCATTGTTTGCTGTAACGTTCCTGCTGCAGTTCGCGATGATTAGTCCCATGTCACTCTTGCCGCTGTATGTACAAAAACTGCATGCATCGGATGTAAACGTGGCATTCTGGGCTGGTCTTGTCGGTGCCGTCACCGGACTATCCAACATGGCCATGTCTCCAATTCTGGGCAAGCTCAGTGACCGTATTGGTGCACATAAGGTTCTGACCTTCTCTCTTATAGGAACAGGGCTCCTGTTAATACCACAAGCCTTCGTTCAATCG contains these protein-coding regions:
- a CDS encoding ABC transporter substrate-binding protein, whose protein sequence is MKKIAILKGALILLLSITFIISGCSSNGTVSEAKGGSASGAAKVKIRIADTSTNPTFRVAIAKGFFESQGIDAESITFGSPAEGVNALFIKQVDIAYGADFPVLNALAKGDYSIIASAGQTTDEAAAAWKLYAKDEIQTGADLKGKSVSFIRGTFIPYLWDEYLKDEGLALGDVKQIGQGAFDESYIALKQGELDATWVIGSALTDKFDTLKGVHQLTDMSQTPVRLGMGLVASNEFIEANPETIKGFLVALDEASTYAQAHPDEVADLMYKETKQPKKATLKDLPINPWVVGFTQEAYESLAGQKQYMVDNGIIEQDFDLKGKLNLELLKQALPDKVTYTE
- a CDS encoding aryl-sulfate sulfotransferase, which encodes MGHSTIYPTGATLYNPEKAWGGYTVYQAGEEGVVLIDMSGKEVHLWKGLLGFPAKIFPGGYVLGSTGRRDPKFGIQDNVDLVQVDWDGNIVWKYNSYEHIEDPGYEPLWYARQHHDYQREGNPVGYYAPGLAPKTQGGKTLILAHKNISNPQISDKPLLDDAIIEVDWEGNVLWEWLPNEHFEELGFDEAARNVLYRDPNTRSFGHLGGGVGDWLHINSASYVGPNRFYEAGDERFNPDNIIWDAREANIIAITDRQSGKIVWKLGPDYASPEAKHIGTIIGQHHAHIIPQGLPGEGNLLVFDNGGWAGYGLPNPASPYGLKHAVRDHSRVLEIDPLTLEIVWQYTSAEAGFSVPTDSYKFYSPYISSAQRLPNGNTLITEGSNGRLFEVTAEHELVWEYISPYKDGRNTNMVYRSYRVPYQWVPQLEKPEEVAIEAIDVSTYRVPGAAPKGSDSVVSVETTLPFVEGAACVATTDEGKQGS
- a CDS encoding MarR family winged helix-turn-helix transcriptional regulator; protein product: MNERDWDALEKTDWLFRKMVRRFVKERDRITVEGISLPGMLILHKIIREGEQRLGDLAEQLDFTSGAITALTDKLEIKGFTIRRRKEDDRRTVLLDITAKGREMYARNSNIGARCITLLFEGFTASELEQQSEFYERVIANLEGFSNTLLELAESNTRDERDPSADNGLEQKQKGNSGKNNYLSY
- a CDS encoding SHOCT domain-containing protein, with amino-acid sequence MNIKRVMFVGTMMVTMSFAGTAWSKSAISPIPLTEWSIVNINAKDDSKDKLLSALNHSSEEDLYQDLYAGKSLESIAEENDGDFSQVVALQVNQLSQQLDDRLASGSITEEQYEAQQAELEEIVLESARTSYEWA
- a CDS encoding fumarylacetoacetate hydrolase family protein codes for the protein MLSTIRNVYCVGRNYKLHAEELGNAVPDEPMIFMKPSHAVVPLNGEAIELPASRGEVHYEAELVIQVGRSYEPGVAVEDLIESYTFGIDFTLRDVQSVIKKKGHPWTAAKGFKNSAPVSGFQAFSGTEALLEKDFTLTKNGVEVQRGNIRNMIFDLQHIIDYVGHHYGLGAGDVIFTGTPEGVGPTVEGDVLELSWDGQSVGKCTIAAAE
- a CDS encoding glycerophosphodiester phosphodiesterase; this translates as MSNPCVAHRGFSSTAPENTMAAFQLAMEQPYVTWIELDVQLSRDGVPVVIHDFSFNRTTNGEGLVRETNWSDIQKLDAGSWKSKEYAGERVPALSEVLDSCKGKVRLNIELKTQGNMYPGLPAAVIEEVRKRNMQDEVVFTSFEPAALAESKKLAPEITTGLIIDARPGDLLARLRQLECGFLSIGYTNVDKSLMREMKNDGIQVMAWTIDDKVIMKRLAAIDPELMLCTNRPDAWNQALQKSSNRA
- a CDS encoding CapA family protein translates to MYPPRSNRSNQKKKEKRARRRIIWMINLFLIAAIGGVGIYYAAGVQKQQAEQGTNEAVVKEQQPENHEDAKGGDQLDSPEAESDADPDVEQDSSEVNSPESGTAEDESVSSGVETPGTGSKESAKGSEQGAKGTETAKPSNPEGNESSGPKTPVPQPTGSGKNVTINFVGDIQFSGKVAELLDKNGYDYPYAKLGSLFKNDDLTVGNLETPVTLGGSAAENKSYVYKSSPKALAAMAAAGFDAVNLANNHILDQGVEGLVDTLTYLQEYGIAHTGAGMNRDEAYAPAYLERKGIKIALLGFSRVVPEATWKAEGNRAGVAEAYNSTGAVSAIQEARQKADLVIVVSHWGEERVSTPNDDQTRLAHEFVDAGADLVIGGHPHVLQGVEYYKGKWIAYSTGNFIFSKSTTEETWKTAIFQAECSAEAKCSMKVIPYEAGLGQAIPMIGEANRLLLEQMTRLSPGIRFDANGVASTS
- the hemY gene encoding protoporphyrinogen oxidase, with amino-acid sequence MEDRKRRVVVVGGGLTGLSAAFYIRKHYREAGIEPQITLIEKSSSMGGMIETLHRDGFVIEKGPDSFLARKTAMIDLAKELEIDHELVSQNPESKKTYIMQRGKLHPMPAGLVLGIPTELKPFLKSGLVSPAGKLRALMDFVIPPRRTAEDESLGYMIERRLGPEVLENLTEPLLAGIYAGDMRRLSLQATFPQFGEVERDYGSLIRGMMTGRKPAETHTGTKKSAFLNFRQGLQSLVHALVHDMQDVDQRMNTSVQSLDVQNGGHTRYSVQLNNGERIDADDVIITVPTYVASELLQPHVDTSALDAINYVSVANVVLAFEKKDIEHVFDGSGFLVPRKEGRNITACTWTSTKWLHTSPDDKVLLRCYVGRSGDEQNVELPDDALTDLVLKDLRETMGVEAVPIFSEITRLRKSMPQYPVGHLQHIAALREELGSKLPGVYIAGAGYEGVGLPDCIKQAKEMSLQAVQKLAVH
- the hemH gene encoding ferrochelatase, whose amino-acid sequence is MTNTVGVLVMSYGTPENMESIEAYYTHIRRGRPPEPEQLKELTDRYEAIVGGVFPLRENTDNQVKALQETLSQDERTNGVEFRCYQGLKHAHPFIEDGVEQMAKDGIQTAIGVVLAPHYSTMSVGSYIKRAREKADELGIQMSFVESYHLHPKLIQALSSRVSAKLDEFEEAGAKRGDVRVLFSAHSLPERIVGLGDPYPQQLLETSEVIASRVGISNWQFTWQSAGRTAEPWLGPDILDTLQELSREQVEDVLVAPIGFVSDHLEVLYDLDIEAKSIAKEIDMRLMRIDSLNSDPLYMETLSDVIISQWQQGSDV
- the hemE gene encoding uroporphyrinogen decarboxylase produces the protein MSYNDRLIRASFKQQVDRVPVWYMRQAGRYDPEYRKIKEKYSLLEICRQPELAAEVTLMPVRKLGVDAAILYSDIMNPVASLGIDFDIVKNIGPVIDNPIRTAADVDRLRPIDVEGDLSHILETIRILDKELDVPLITFAGAPFTIASYLIEGRPSKGYIRTKTMMYSEPEVWHKLMQKLGDMVITYVRAHIANGGKAFQLFDSWVGALSPNDFRTYVLPTITRIFTELSDLNVPKIYFPGVASGELLPTLTDLQANVIGLDWRVSITEGRKRLGGKFAVQGNLDPYVLTAPMDLIKQQAKVIIDEGIKEPGYIFNLGHGLFPEASLEKLRELTAYIHEYSAEVLKTGVTVSND
- a CDS encoding MFS transporter — encoded protein: MKTWKVNLIVLWFGQFLVNSGMTMITPFLSLYLAKDLGVVGEHEIGIWAGFIFAANFLTSFLFQPLWGKLSDKYGRKIMLLRSGFGMAIVIALMGFAQNPWQLLLLRLLNGTISGFNPAAVSLISGTTPKDRMGFAMGISQSGQVAGTILGPLIGGLLADAVGFRPIFYITGGLIFAASLLAMFLVREKFDRKEAAKLPEQSVLSGLKELNKSPQLPALFAVTFLLQFAMISPMSLLPLYVQKLHASDVNVAFWAGLVGAVTGLSNMAMSPILGKLSDRIGAHKVLTFSLIGTGLLLIPQAFVQSVWQLILVRFAMGVFMGGLLPSVNALIRAYTPDGMVSRAFSFNTSTLALGNMLGAVIGGFMAGFIGIEGLFIVSGGLLLINMVWVRFKLYKKPALIRES